One genomic region from Pyrobaculum islandicum DSM 4184 encodes:
- a CDS encoding MFS transporter, with translation MLILTYVLGDAAVSAWGWRVAFLLSLVLVVIGLFFRFKFGETLEYIEARKTVMQIENPVAAVFTKYWKELLVGILLAGAAGAVFYYGNTFLPNIASALKLVDAPTRFLAIVLFAVFDLLGIIASGFVAEKVGNVVPITLGIILFIIGALLINQALSNVPMFFAVAILTGLAHGIVYTPEAAFLAELFPTLVRTTDVSSAYQIGNTVFAGTAPYVMTVIMGVDRLLAGVYLAILATLGLVGVLTYALRVKK, from the coding sequence ATGTTGATATTAACTTACGTGCTTGGAGACGCCGCAGTCTCGGCGTGGGGTTGGAGAGTTGCGTTTCTCCTATCTCTGGTGTTAGTAGTTATAGGCTTGTTCTTCAGGTTTAAATTTGGCGAAACACTAGAATATATAGAGGCTAGAAAAACCGTTATGCAAATTGAAAATCCTGTGGCGGCGGTGTTTACAAAATACTGGAAGGAGTTATTGGTCGGTATCCTACTCGCCGGCGCAGCTGGGGCAGTATTTTACTACGGGAACACCTTCCTTCCCAATATAGCAAGCGCGCTTAAGCTCGTTGACGCTCCGACGAGGTTTTTAGCAATTGTACTATTCGCAGTTTTTGACCTACTGGGAATAATAGCCAGCGGCTTTGTTGCAGAAAAAGTGGGAAACGTAGTGCCTATTACCCTGGGAATCATTTTATTTATCATCGGAGCGCTACTTATAAACCAAGCTCTTTCCAACGTGCCTATGTTTTTTGCTGTGGCAATACTCACCGGTCTCGCCCATGGGATAGTGTATACACCAGAAGCCGCCTTCTTAGCCGAGCTCTTTCCCACTCTAGTTAGAACCACCGACGTCTCCTCTGCTTATCAAATTGGCAACACAGTATTTGCAGGGACAGCGCCATATGTGATGACTGTAATCATGGGCGTCGATAGACTTCTAGCTGGTGTCTACCTAGCCATATTGGCAACTCTAGGCCTCGTAGGAGTTTTAACATACGCCCTCCGTGTAAAGAAATGA
- a CDS encoding TFIIB-type zinc ribbon-containing protein, whose product MICPYCSSGKIVLQSGEYVCRECGTVVGWRRPELRRRVAALLRGADRRS is encoded by the coding sequence ATGATTTGTCCGTACTGTAGCTCTGGCAAAATAGTGTTGCAGAGCGGCGAGTATGTGTGTAGAGAGTGCGGCACGGTTGTGGGGTGGCGCCGCCCAGAGTTACGCCGCCGCGTTGCTGCCCTCTTAAGGGGGGCAGACAGACGAAGTTGA
- a CDS encoding RNA-guided endonuclease InsQ/TnpB family protein: MKKVYVVTHTVAVPSPRLSWRKFNTLKELVEKYRELVVHLVDYGFKHGVTGQISLRKALYEELRRRHPDLPSHYVYTAAQDAAARVKSFMALKREGKAKTEKPEIRRISIWLDDHLWIREGFTAVRVSTHRGWVTIPLWPTRQFWRHINEGWRLKTQPRLKLDEKRRIAYVYFVFEKVVEEKPAKGVVSVDLNENNVAVKAGGRVYILETGIRDITLGYNSRREVMQSLKGNRYVSRALKKNELNKKNDIRRKVANFVVREAERLGAAIAVENLPREVPKNMIKNVDDPKLRDRIYKAGFRSMLREIIQKAREHGIPVIKVDPRGTSSTCPRCGGRLVRGPAPRLLLCPHCGWEGGRDVAAVINIERRALEEGRVPPGPMPNDPTPEVSWIPMTAWARRKSLGAIA, encoded by the coding sequence GTGAAGAAGGTGTATGTTGTAACACACACCGTCGCCGTCCCCAGCCCGCGGCTGAGTTGGAGGAAGTTCAATACGCTGAAGGAGCTTGTGGAGAAGTATAGGGAGCTGGTCGTCCACCTCGTCGACTACGGCTTTAAACACGGCGTGACGGGACAGATCTCGCTCCGCAAGGCCCTGTATGAAGAACTGCGCAGAAGGCACCCCGACCTCCCATCCCACTACGTCTACACGGCGGCGCAGGACGCGGCCGCCCGCGTAAAGAGCTTTATGGCGCTGAAGCGGGAGGGAAAGGCGAAGACGGAAAAGCCAGAGATACGAAGGATCAGCATTTGGCTTGACGACCACCTCTGGATCCGCGAGGGCTTCACGGCGGTAAGGGTGTCGACGCACAGGGGGTGGGTCACGATTCCGCTTTGGCCCACCAGGCAGTTCTGGCGCCACATCAACGAGGGGTGGAGACTGAAGACACAGCCGAGGCTAAAGCTGGACGAGAAGAGGCGCATCGCCTACGTCTACTTCGTCTTTGAGAAGGTTGTGGAGGAGAAGCCGGCGAAGGGCGTTGTCTCCGTCGACCTAAACGAGAACAACGTGGCTGTGAAGGCCGGCGGCAGGGTGTACATCCTTGAGACTGGGATCAGGGACATAACGCTCGGCTACAACAGCAGGAGAGAGGTCATGCAGTCTCTGAAAGGAAATAGGTACGTGAGCCGGGCGCTGAAGAAAAACGAACTGAACAAAAAGAACGACATCCGCAGAAAGGTAGCCAATTTCGTAGTCAGAGAGGCGGAGAGATTAGGCGCCGCAATAGCCGTCGAAAATCTGCCAAGGGAAGTGCCAAAAAACATGATCAAAAATGTAGATGATCCAAAGCTCAGAGATAGAATCTACAAAGCTGGATTTAGAAGTATGTTAAGAGAAATTATACAAAAGGCAAGGGAACACGGCATCCCGGTGATAAAGGTCGACCCGAGGGGTACCTCCTCCACCTGCCCGCGGTGTGGGGGGAGGTTGGTGAGGGGCCCTGCCCCGAGGCTCCTCCTCTGCCCCCACTGCGGGTGGGAAGGGGGGAGGGACGTCGCCGCCGTCATAAACATCGAAAGGAGGGCACTCGAGGAGGGCCGCGTGCCGCCCGGCCCCATGCCCAATGACCCCACGCCCGAGGTATCTTGGATACCCATGACGGCGTGGGCGAGGAGAAAGTCCCTAGGCGCAATAGCCTAG
- a CDS encoding MFS transporter, translating to MASRSIGPGLIIGVASGTVLEWYDAFLFAVAATYVGAAFFPSKDPIVQLANVFLTFALGFFARPLGALFFGWVGDRFGRRTAIFWTLLTAGLATALIGLVPSYKEWGVAVANTALSLGYCA from the coding sequence ATGGCAAGTAGAAGTATCGGACCCGGTCTCATAATAGGCGTAGCCTCAGGAACAGTGTTAGAATGGTATGACGCCTTTCTTTTCGCCGTAGCTGCGACATATGTAGGCGCTGCTTTCTTCCCCTCTAAAGACCCTATAGTGCAACTTGCTAATGTATTTCTAACGTTTGCGCTTGGATTTTTCGCACGCCCTCTGGGTGCTTTGTTTTTTGGGTGGGTCGGCGATCGTTTTGGCAGAAGAACGGCCATCTTTTGGACTTTACTAACGGCAGGTCTAGCCACAGCTCTCATAGGCCTAGTCCCATCATATAAGGAGTGGGGGGTAGCTGTGGCAAATACCGCGCTGTCCCTAGGCTATTGCGCCTAG